The following proteins are co-located in the Fusobacteria bacterium ZRK30 genome:
- a CDS encoding tetratricopeptide repeat protein has protein sequence MKVSILKKVVELRKNGEKLKALEIIKNYLKEDPTDPIANYQCAWCYDTLEQEQDAIPYYLKAIENGLSSENLEGAYLGLGSTYRSIGEYKKSEEIFKRAMNEFSDNKDFQVFYSMTLYNLGNHKKSMEILLKIISETSNDTKIKSYKDAILFYSDKLDQIF, from the coding sequence ATGAAGGTATCTATATTAAAAAAAGTAGTTGAATTGAGAAAAAATGGTGAAAAATTAAAAGCTTTGGAAATTATAAAAAACTATCTGAAAGAAGATCCCACAGATCCTATAGCTAACTATCAATGTGCATGGTGCTATGATACACTAGAGCAGGAGCAAGATGCTATTCCTTATTACCTTAAAGCTATCGAAAATGGACTTTCCAGTGAAAATCTAGAAGGTGCTTATCTAGGTCTCGGAAGTACCTATCGTTCCATAGGAGAGTATAAGAAATCAGAAGAAATTTTTAAAAGGGCCATGAATGAATTTTCAGATAATAAAGACTTTCAAGTCTTCTATTCTATGACCCTTTATAACCTGGGTAATCATAAAAAATCTATGGAGATACTCCTAAAAATTATAAGTGAAACTTCAAATGATACTAAGATTAAAAGTTATAAAGATGCTATTTTATTTTACTCCGATAAATTAGATCAAATATTTTAA
- a CDS encoding AIR synthase family protein — MKIGKLTASQLKEVIFNNIKKKRKEFLNSPGIGDDCAAIDLGEKVCYVSSDPITGAVSEIGKLAVNITCNDLATTGVEPMGIMVTILAPPSTSVEDLQNIMVDMESECTVLNIDILGGHTEITDAVNKIIISVTGLGFGTKDHYEDKKEILEGDIVLLTKGTGIEGTAIITYEKEEELKSILSHSEINSGKSMMNLTSVVKEGLLSSELCKGMHDVTEGGILGAVWEVAELSKLGVTIYRDQLNVSEVTDKICAHYKIDPLKLISSGSMLIVVSPQNKDLLLDKLISDDIPTFEIGYFTKNIEEKYIYDSKSQRSDISEPESDELYKVV, encoded by the coding sequence ATGAAAATAGGAAAACTTACTGCTTCACAATTAAAAGAAGTAATATTTAACAATATAAAGAAGAAAAGAAAGGAATTTTTAAATTCACCGGGAATAGGAGATGACTGTGCTGCCATAGATCTAGGAGAAAAAGTCTGTTATGTAAGCAGTGACCCCATCACCGGTGCAGTTTCTGAGATAGGAAAATTAGCTGTAAATATAACCTGTAATGATCTTGCCACTACAGGTGTTGAACCTATGGGTATCATGGTTACCATATTGGCTCCTCCATCTACCAGTGTGGAAGACCTGCAGAATATCATGGTGGATATGGAATCTGAATGTACCGTATTAAATATTGATATCTTAGGAGGACATACAGAGATTACCGATGCTGTAAATAAGATCATTATATCTGTAACAGGTCTGGGGTTTGGGACTAAAGATCACTATGAAGATAAAAAAGAAATTTTAGAGGGAGATATAGTATTGCTCACTAAAGGTACAGGTATAGAGGGGACGGCGATCATAACCTATGAAAAGGAAGAGGAACTAAAAAGCATCTTATCTCACAGTGAAATCAACTCTGGAAAATCTATGATGAACCTGACCAGTGTAGTCAAAGAAGGTCTGTTGTCTTCAGAACTTTGTAAAGGGATGCATGACGTTACTGAAGGTGGGATATTAGGGGCCGTCTGGGAGGTTGCAGAACTTTCAAAACTGGGAGTTACTATCTATCGTGACCAATTAAATGTTTCTGAAGTTACCGACAAGATCTGCGCTCATTATAAGATCGATCCATTGAAATTAATTTCCAGCGGGTCAATGCTTATAGTTGTATCTCCTCAAAATAAGGATCTACTATTGGATAAATTAATATCAGATGATATCCCTACTTTTGAAATTGGGTATTTCACAAAAAATATCGAGGAAAAATATATATATGACTCTAAAAGTCAAAGATCAGATATATCTGAACCAGAAAGTGATGAACTCTATAAAGTGGTATAA
- a CDS encoding U32 family peptidase has protein sequence MKIIAPAGDIERMKAAIKGGADEVYLGLKGFGARRSAINFTINELKDAIDYAHLRGVRVLLTLNTIMKDSELDSLYMNLSTLYEHGLDAVIVQDLGVFRYLKENFKELEIHGSTQMTVANHVEANYLYNLGFKRVVLSRELSFEEIKTIRKKTKIELEIFVSGALCISYSGNCYISSFIGSRSGNRGMCAQVCRKKYTTSKKESGYLLSPKDQMLDKAEIEKLKAAGINAIKIEGRMKSPNYVYEMVGKYSDILEDKNENHHPEKIFNRGYSKGYFYKNDSDKLMNSKYASNYGYSIGDVRGRILKLNTTVILGDGIAYLDKDMNILKGEYLNQIIIMGKKVKEAKRLDLISIYPPKGTKFIYKTFDKALNDSIESTLKTAKGRMPIGGKFFAQVGEPIRFDIYANGVTLSIVGDILEEAKKRPLDNETIFEKLGEMGNSTLKLSTLDIEYDGKAFVSLKTLKDIKRQAIEKFESEYLATTRRTLDTYEVVGFTPTIRENDYKTTVAVSVVNKEQFKVAKEFGIKKIYYRGPEVAKESNLDRIDTKSRLASNLYQLIQNENDTVSVDYNFNIANSRSIEEFSKMKNVGVIYLSPEFDLDYLSTLELSKCGMMVYGHLTGMYIENLNVEADSLINEKEDNFKLYTNKLGNTQVFLEKPMNVISRIDKLKDLGLAEVRLDFVLESDFEMRKVLESIKTGVGEYVPYNLHKGVF, from the coding sequence ATGAAAATAATTGCTCCTGCAGGGGATATAGAGAGAATGAAGGCAGCCATAAAAGGTGGTGCAGACGAGGTTTATCTAGGACTGAAAGGTTTTGGAGCCAGAAGATCGGCTATCAATTTTACAATCAATGAATTAAAAGATGCTATCGATTATGCACATTTAAGAGGAGTAAGAGTATTACTGACATTAAATACAATTATGAAAGACAGTGAGTTAGATTCTTTATATATGAACCTATCTACACTTTATGAACATGGATTAGATGCTGTAATTGTACAGGATTTAGGTGTTTTTAGATATTTAAAGGAGAATTTTAAAGAGTTGGAGATCCATGGTAGTACTCAGATGACTGTAGCTAACCATGTTGAAGCTAACTACCTTTATAATTTAGGATTTAAAAGGGTAGTTTTATCACGTGAACTTAGTTTTGAAGAGATTAAAACTATCAGAAAAAAGACAAAGATTGAGTTAGAGATATTTGTATCTGGAGCTCTATGTATATCTTATTCTGGAAATTGCTATATCAGTAGTTTTATAGGAAGTAGAAGTGGTAACAGAGGAATGTGTGCTCAAGTCTGTAGAAAAAAATATACAACTAGTAAAAAAGAAAGTGGATATCTTCTGAGTCCAAAAGACCAGATGTTGGATAAAGCTGAGATTGAAAAATTAAAAGCTGCAGGAATAAATGCAATTAAAATAGAGGGAAGAATGAAATCTCCTAACTATGTCTATGAGATGGTAGGAAAATATAGTGATATTTTAGAAGACAAGAATGAGAATCATCATCCTGAAAAGATATTCAATAGAGGTTACTCAAAGGGATATTTTTACAAAAATGACAGTGATAAATTAATGAATAGTAAATATGCTTCTAATTATGGATACAGTATCGGTGATGTCAGAGGAAGGATATTAAAATTAAATACCACTGTTATCTTAGGAGACGGGATAGCTTATTTGGATAAAGATATGAATATCTTAAAGGGAGAGTACCTAAACCAGATCATTATCATGGGTAAAAAGGTAAAAGAAGCTAAAAGGTTAGATCTTATCAGTATATATCCACCAAAGGGAACTAAATTTATCTATAAAACATTTGATAAAGCGTTAAATGACAGTATTGAATCTACACTAAAAACTGCAAAGGGTAGAATGCCTATCGGTGGAAAGTTTTTTGCCCAGGTAGGAGAACCTATTAGATTTGATATCTATGCAAATGGAGTAACTCTATCTATCGTAGGTGATATACTGGAAGAAGCTAAAAAAAGGCCTTTAGACAATGAAACTATATTTGAAAAATTAGGAGAGATGGGTAATTCTACATTAAAACTATCCACTCTTGATATTGAATATGATGGAAAAGCCTTTGTTTCATTAAAAACTTTAAAGGATATAAAGAGACAAGCTATCGAAAAATTTGAAAGTGAGTATTTAGCAACTACTAGGAGAACTTTAGACACCTATGAAGTTGTTGGATTTACACCTACAATAAGAGAGAATGACTATAAAACTACAGTTGCTGTATCTGTTGTAAACAAGGAGCAATTTAAAGTAGCCAAGGAATTTGGAATTAAAAAGATCTATTATAGAGGACCTGAAGTAGCTAAAGAATCCAACTTAGATAGGATCGATACAAAATCTAGATTAGCCTCTAACCTATACCAGTTAATTCAAAATGAAAATGATACGGTATCTGTAGATTACAACTTTAATATAGCTAACAGCAGATCTATAGAAGAATTTTCAAAGATGAAAAATGTAGGAGTTATCTATCTGTCACCTGAGTTTGATTTAGATTATTTAAGTACACTAGAATTAAGTAAGTGCGGGATGATGGTATACGGTCACCTTACAGGGATGTATATAGAAAATCTTAATGTAGAAGCAGATAGTTTAATCAATGAAAAAGAAGATAACTTTAAGCTTTATACCAATAAATTAGGTAATACACAGGTTTTCTTAGAAAAACCTATGAATGTAATCTCCAGGATCGATAAATTAAAAGATTTAGGATTAGCTGAAGTAAGGTTAGACTTTGTCTTAGAGTCAGACTTTGAGATGAGAAAAGTATTAGAGAGTATTAAAACAGGGGTAGGAGAATATGTTCCTTATAACCTGCACAAAGGAGTATTTTAA
- a CDS encoding class I SAM-dependent methyltransferase — translation MKCNICENEDLHLIEVENKAGLKKYYRCKECEFIFIDKAHILTPKDEGKRYEVHNNEISDPSYRAYFKKFINYIEDDLDRENTILDYGSGPQPVLADVMEESGYRVDIYDKFFYNKKGYLDKVYDVVISTEVFEHIYNPTETLETLLSILKKNGKLILMTAVSPPTDEEFKKWWYIQDPTHVVFYNKKTFEVISRKHNLNIIKYNHKNIIIFQRR, via the coding sequence ATGAAGTGTAATATATGTGAAAATGAAGACCTCCACCTTATTGAGGTAGAAAATAAAGCCGGATTAAAAAAATACTATAGGTGTAAAGAGTGTGAATTTATTTTTATAGACAAGGCTCATATTTTAACCCCTAAAGATGAAGGTAAAAGGTATGAGGTCCATAACAATGAGATTTCAGATCCATCATACAGGGCTTATTTTAAAAAATTTATAAACTATATAGAAGATGATCTAGATAGAGAAAATACTATATTAGACTATGGTTCAGGGCCTCAGCCGGTATTGGCTGACGTGATGGAAGAGAGTGGATACAGGGTCGACATATATGATAAATTTTTCTACAATAAAAAAGGTTATCTGGATAAAGTGTATGATGTGGTTATCTCTACAGAGGTCTTTGAACACATATATAACCCTACAGAAACTTTAGAAACTTTACTGTCTATTTTGAAAAAAAATGGTAAATTAATCCTCATGACTGCTGTCTCTCCTCCTACTGATGAGGAGTTTAAAAAATGGTGGTATATTCAAGATCCTACCCATGTTGTATTTTATAATAAAAAAACTTTTGAGGTTATAAGCAGGAAACATAACTTAAATATCATAAAATATAATCATAAGAATATTATAATATTTCAAAGGAGGTAG